A part of Aspergillus flavus chromosome 5, complete sequence genomic DNA contains:
- a CDS encoding HMGL-like-domain-containing protein — protein MPSASETSTDLTSRNPYGHGNGVSDFLSNVSRFKIIESTLREGEQFANAFFDTQKKIEIARALDEFGVDYIELTNPCASEQSRLDCEAICKLGLKAKILTHIRCHMDDARIAVATGVDGVDVMIGTSSLMRQHSHGKDIEYIKKTAIEVINFVKSQGIEVRFSTEDSFRSDLVDLLSIYSAVDQVGVNRVGVADTIGCASPRQVYELIRVLRGVVSCDIETHFHDDAGCAIANAYCALEAGATHIDTSVLGIGERNGITPLGGLMARMVATHPEYVKSKYRLDKIKDIEDLVAEAVEINIPFNNYITGFCAFTHKAGIHAKAILNDPSTYEIINPADFGMTRYVHFASRLTGWNAIRSRAQQLNISMTDKQYKECTAKIKALADIRPIAIDDADSIIRAYYRNIQSGEDNPLMELTADEAAQLAAKEKELGEVVTA, from the exons ATGCCGAGCGCCAGTGAGACAAGTACAGATCTGACGAGCCGCAATCCCTACGGCCACGGCAATGGGGTTAGCGATTTTTTGAGCAATGTCTCGCGGTTCAAGATTATCGAGAGTACCCTGCGTGAGGGCGAGCAATTTGCCAATGCCTTCTTCGACacgcagaagaagatcgagatTGCCAGGGCACTAGATGAGTTTGGGGTTGATTACATTGAGCTCACAAACCCGTGCGCCTCAGAGCAGTCGAGGCTTGACTGCGAGGCCATCTGCAAGCTAGGCCTTAAGGCTAAGATTCTGACCCATATTCGGTGCCATATGGACGATGCGCGCATCGCGGTGGCCACCGGCGTTGATGGCGT CGATGTAATGATCGGAACATCGTCTCTTATGCGCCAGCACTCCCATGGCAAGGACATTGAGTATATCAAGAAGACCGCCATTGAAGTAATCAACTTCGTCAAGTCGCAAGGCATTGAAGTCCGCTTTTCAACAGAAGACTCCTTCCGCTCGGACCTGGTGGACCTCCTCTCAATCTACTCTGCCGTTGACCAAGTCGGCGTGAACCGAGTCGGTGTTGCCGATACAATCGGCTGTGCCTCCCCACGACAGGTGTATGAGCTCATCCGCGTCCTTCGCGGTGTAGTCAGCTGCGATATCGAGACCCATTTCCACGACGACGCTGGATGTGCAATCGCAAATGCATATTGCGCTCTGGAAGCAGGTGCAACACATATCGACACTTCGGTACTGGGGATCGGTGAGCGGAATGGTATCACCCCACTTGGAGGGCTGATGGCGCGGATGGTTGCCACGCATCCAGAGTATGTGAAGTCAAAGTATCGCCTCGATAAGATTAAAGACATAGAGGATCTTGTTGCCGAGGCTGTGGAGATTAATATCCCGTTCAACAACTATATCACGGGCTTTTGCGCGTTCACGCACAAGGCTG GTATCCATGCCAAAGCCATCCTCAACGACCCAAGTACCTACGAAATCATCAACCCCGCAGATTTTGGCATGACCCGCTATGTGCATTTTGCCTCGCGGCTGACCGGTTGGAACGCCATCCGATCCCGGGCGCAGCAACTAAACATCAGCATGACCGACAAGCAATACAAGGAGTGCACGGCCAAGATCAAGGCTCTAGCCGATATCCGCCCGATTGCgatcgatgatgccgacaGTATCATCCGGGCGTACTATCGCAATATTCAATCGGGCGAGGACAATCCGTTGATGGAGCTCACTGCAGACGAGGCAGCGCAGCTTGCggcgaaggagaaggagctcGGGGAGGTGGTGACTGCGTGA
- a CDS encoding putative short-chain dehydrogenase, translating to MPQTLVLITGANQGLGYSTAEQLAKTGKYHILLGARTKSKAESAIQQLASDPTIDSSTLTPLVIDANDDTSITAAAKSVSDQFGSLDILINNAAISKPQDPNLSLRDNFRAVFETNVFGVAVIVDTFLPLLRASKYHDRRIVNVTTGLAQMSVAYSPTSEYGARRTPLPVYRSSKAALNMLTAVEGVTLEKENILVVSTSPGYCRTNFTGGHGVKDASQGAMNIVRAATEGDPKTLLGTIVAEEYRVEDIGW from the coding sequence ATGCCCCAAACATTAGTCCTCATCACCGGTGCCAACCAAGGCCTTGGCTATTCCACAGCAGAGCAACTCGCCAAAACAGGCAAATATCATATTCTGCTTGGCGCGCGAACCAAATCAAAGGCAGAATCCGCGATCCAACAACTGGCATCGGATCCCACGATCGACAGTTCAACATTGACACCCTTGGTCATCGATGCTAATGACGATACCTCCATTACCGCAGCGGCGAAGTCTGTCTCTGACCAGTTCGGGAGTCTCGACATCTTGATCAACAATGCTGCCATTTCTAAACCCCAAGATCCCAACTTGAGTCTTCGTGACAACTTCCGCGCCGTCTTCGAGACCAATGTCTTCGGCGTCGCTGTTATTGTCGACACTTTTCTGCCGCTCCTGAGGGCTTCTAAGTATCATGACCGCCGTATTGTTAATGTGACCACAGGCTTGGCTCAGATGAGTGTCGCTTACTCTCCGACATCCGAGTACGGTGCACGGCGTACGCCTCTGCCCGTGTATCGGAGTAGTAAGGCAGCTCTGAATATGCTTACGGCCGTGGAGGGTGTAaccttggagaaggagaatatcCTGGTCGTTTCCACGTCACCAGGATATTGTCGGACGAATTTCACGGGCGGTCATGGTGTCAAGGATGCAAGCCAGGGTGCTATGAATATCGTTCGTGCTGCTACCGAGGGAGATCCGAAGACCCTGCTTGGTACAATTGTTGCGGAGGAATACCGCGTGGAGGATATTGGCTGGTAG
- a CDS encoding Arabinosidase A (Probable alpha-N-arabinofuranosidase A), giving the protein MVALSTLSGLSALPFLFSLVQNVYGVSLEVSTEKGNSSSPILYGFMFEDINHSGDGGIYGQLLRNNGLQGSKPGLTAWAAVGDATIAVDAQNPLTEAIPHSLKLDVKQGASGAVGFTNEGYWGVPVDGSEFLNTFWIKGNFSGDITVRLVGNNTGTEYGSTKISQSSNSSNFTKVLAKIPTKKAPDGAVLYELTVDGASVGGSSLNFGLFELFPQTYKSRGTDIVCRSNGLKPQVAQPLADMKGSFLRFPGGNNLEGASEARRWKWNETIGPVENRPGRQGDWSYYNTDGLGLDEYFYWCEDMGLTPVLGVWAGFALESGGNTPITGDALKPYIDDVLNELEYVLGDASTKYGSLRASYGRKEPWKLTMVEIGNEDMLGGGCESYVERFTAFYDAIHAAYPDLTIIASTDQSSCLPSKLPEGAWVDYHNYNTADNLVKQFSQFDNKDRSVPYFIGEYSCQQDNAWPFMQGSVAEAVYMIGIERNSDVVKMAAYAPLLQLVNSTQWTPNLIAFTQNPSTVIETTSYYVQQMFSVNRGDTIHNVTSDSAFGPVYWVASSADDKYYVKLANYGADTQEITVTISGKTGGKLTVLADSDPKAFNSDTQTLVTPSESDVKATNGKFTFTLPAWSVGVLAAH; this is encoded by the exons ATGGTGGCGTTATCAACTCTTTCGGGGCTCAGTGCCCTTccctttctgttttctctgGTTCAGAATGTGTATGGTGTTTCTCTTGAAGTTTCCACAGAGAAAGGAAACTCGTCTAGCCCTATCTTGTATGGCTTCATGTTCGAA GATATCAACCACTCTGGGGACGGAGGTATTTACGGACAGTTGCTGCGCAATAATGGCCTGCAGGGAAGCAAGCCTGGCCTAACTGCGTGGGCTGCCGTTGGCGATGCCACCATCGCCGTTGACGCACAGAATCCCTTGACCGAGGCGATCCCGCATAGTTTGAAGCTCGACGTCAAACAGGGTGCTTCCGGTGCTGTTGGATTCACCAACGAAGGTTACTGGGGAGTCCCGGTAGATGGAAGCGAGTTCTTGAACACGTTCTGGATCAAGGGCAACTTCTCCGGCGACATCACGGTTCGACTGGTGGGCAACAACACTGGTACCGAGTATGGCTCGACGAAGATCTCGCAATCCTCGAACTCAAGCAACTTCACCAAAGTTTTGGCAAAGATTCCTACCAAGAAGGCTCCTGATGGTGCTGTTCTCTATGAGCTCACCGTTGACGGAGCGTCGGTTGGTGGTTCCTCATTGAACTTTGGGCTCTTTGAGCTTTTCCCTCAGACTTACAAGTCACG TGGTACTGACATCGTTTGTAGGTCTAATGGGCTCAAGCCTCAGGTGGCTCAGCCATTGGCAGACATGAAGGGATCTTTCTTGCGATTCCCTGGAGGTAACAATCT TGAGGGAGCAAGCGAAGCCAGGAGATGGAAGTGGAATGAAACGATCGGTCCCGTGGAAAACCGTCCCGGACGCCAAGGCGACTGGTCATACTACAACACAGACGGGCTGG GCCTTGATGAGTACTTTTACTGGTGCGAGGATATGGGGCTTACCCCTGTCCTGGGTGTTTGGGCTGGCTTTGCTTTGGAGTCCGGTGGCAACACACCGATCACTGGCGACGCCCTGAAGCCTTACATCGATGATGTACTGAATGAGCTTGAG TACGTTCTTGGTGACGCAAGCACGAAATATGGCTCCCTTCGTGCATCGTACGGGCGCAAGGAACCCTGGAAACTTACCATGGTGGAGATCGGTAATGAGGACATGCTAGGCGGCGGTTGTGAATCCTATGTGGAGCGCTTCACGGCTTTTTACGATGCGATCCACGCTGCCTATCCGGATCTTACCATCATCGCTAGCACCGACCAATCATCATGTCTTCCCAGTAAGCTGCCAGAAGGCGCTTGGGTCGACTACCATAACTACAATACCGCCGATAACCTCGTGAAGCAATTCAGTCAATTCGATAACAAGGATCGATCCGTCCCGTACTTCATCGGGGAGTATTCGTGCCAGCAGGACAACGCGTGGCCCTTCATGCAGGGATCCGTTGCTGAGGCCGTGTACATGATCGGTATTGAGAGGAACAGCGATGTGGTTAAGATGGCGGCATATGCCCCTCTTTTGCAACTGGTGAACTCTACCCAATGGACG CCGAACCTCATTGCCTTCACACAGAACCCCAGCACGGTCATTGAAACTACCAGCTACTATGTGCAGCAGATGTTCTCTGTGAACCGTGGAGACACTATCCACAACGTGACGTCTGATTCTGCCTTTGGGCCTGTTTACTGGGTTGCCTCCAGTGCTGACGACAAGTATTACGTGAAATTGGCCAACTACGGAGCTGATACCCAGGAGATCACCGTTACCATCTCCGGGAAGACGGGCGGCAAATTGACAGTTCTTGCCGACAGTGACCCGAAGGCGTTCAATTCTGATACCCAGACTCTGGTTACACCCAGTGAGTCGGATGTGAAGGCGACGAATGGCAAGTTCACTTTCACGCTGCCGGCTTGGTCGGTGGGTGTTCTTGCTGCTCATTGA
- a CDS encoding major facilitator superfamily domain-containing protein, whose product MAELWETLHRWYRGTLYQAIALGLISFTQPGIWDALNGLGAGGLATPYFVNASNVITYVIMIVTCPLFAIAGNRFSLKWVLVAGTIGYVPYFAALYCNSVYGTQWFLLLGSVTCGFSAAALWVSEAAIAVGYPEPENRGTYIGIWMALNKLGSVIGNAVQLALNIDASSKGSISPKTYLVLIGLSCGGLPLALTVAPAHKLIRKDGTKPTFSSDENRISLKEGLKGFWRATKQKYMLLLIPIFMTVRWSQTYQGNYLTEYFSVRGRTLAGFVQTLVGIVATVLWGWLLDSNKIFRTRRGTALAGWLTMVAVFIPQWVLNFVMQTDLQKQSPTPSLDIYDPGYGKAIAAYCLFGVGSQASVVWTYWILGTYDIHVDVLAYTTGILRSFESLGFAIAFGIGASSNVSLMANLIVAFVVFWLSVPFTTYASCLVREPNPASADPINKDIQDDPERDLPPKLPQIQEHADDLDYHPESRA is encoded by the exons ATGGCTGAGCTTTGGGAGACGTTGCACCGCTGGTATCGCGGGACCCTGTATCAGGCTATTGCCTTGGGTCTGATCAGCTTTACTCAGCCCGGTATTTGGGATGCATTGAACG GACTGGGAGCTGGTGGTCTAGCGACCCCGTATTTCGTCAATGCCTCCAATGTCATCACGTATGTGATCATGATCGTGACATGTCCGTTATTCGCGATCGCCGGAAACAGATTCAGCCTGAAGTGGGTGCTGGTCGCCGGTACTATCGGCTATGTGCCCTATTTCGCGGCATTGTATTGCAATAGTGTTTACGGAACCCAATGGTTTTTGCTCCTTGGGTCGGTGACTTGTGGTTTCTCG GCAGCCGCACTATGGGTCTCGGAGGCTGCTATTGCTGTCGGTTACCCCGAGCCTGAAAACCGCGGTACCTACA TCGGTATCTGGATGGCCCTGAACAAGCTCGGATCGGTCATTGGAAACGCTGTTCAACTCGCGCTCAACATAGACGCATCCAGCAAGGGCAGTATCAGCCCTAAGACGTACCTCGTTCTCATCGGCCTCAGTTGCGGCGGTCTCCCTCTCGCGTTAACCGTCGCTCCCGCGCACAAGCTGATCCGCAAAGACGGAACCAAACCGACCTTCAGCTCCGACGAAAATCGTATCTCACTCAAGGAAGGACTGAAGGGGTTTTGGAGAGCGACAAAGCAGAAGTACATGCTGCTTCTGATTCCGATCTTCATGACTGTGCGGTGGAGTCAAACATACCAGGGAAACTATCTGACGGAGTACTTCTCGGTCCGAGGCCGGACACTCGCGGGATTTGTCCAAACCTTGGTTGGGATTGTCGCTACGGTGCTTTGGGGCTGGCTGTTGGATTCGAATAAGATCTTCAGAACGAGGCGGGGAACGGCGCTTGCTGGTTGGCTGACGATGGTCGCTGTGTTTATCCCGCAATGGGTCTTGAATTTTGTCATGCAGACGGACCTGCAGAAGCAAAGTCCTACCCCATCCTTGGATATCTATGACCCGGGATACGGAAAGGCGATCGCCGCGTATTGTCTATTTGG CGTCGGAAGCCAAGCATCAGTGGTATGGACATACTGGATTCTGGGAACATATGATATCCACGTCGATGTCCTCGCATACACCACCGGAATTCTTCGATCATTCGAGAGTCTAGGCTTTGCCATCGCATTCGGCATTGGCGCCAGCTCAAACGTCTCCCTCATGGCTAACCTGATCGTCGCCTTCGTGGTGTTCTGGCTCAGCGTACCGTTCACCACGTATGCCTCCTGCCTAGTGAGGGAGCCAAATCCGGCTTCAGCAGATCCCATCAACAAGGACATACAAGACGATCCTGAAAGAGATTTGCCGCCGAAATTGCCGCAAATACAGGAGCATGCAGATGATCTGGACTATCATCCAGAATCACGCGCCTGA